In Rhinolophus sinicus isolate RSC01 chromosome X, ASM3656204v1, whole genome shotgun sequence, a single genomic region encodes these proteins:
- the LOC109439035 gene encoding CXXC-type zinc finger protein 1: MRREEAGNVQRPRKKQVGKTCQHFPGLQPMMSDTEEFLPLDPALKKQAVNVKKMEHMKKKVEQKKKKQQKQKLMAKRKQPEQMAAKDRAPLQQCLGPGCVYPTRPGSKYCSDNCGMKLAADRIYEILPQRIQQWKNSPCIAEEHGKKMLERIHREQQDTQTYLKDMERHFHELEAIILRGKQQAVYNNEEKSEDGRDSSHLKIFCVSCGHPTNMRVALRHMERCFAKFECKSSFGSLYPTCIEGTSRLFCDRYDPKSKRYCKRLQVLCPEHSKDPKVLDDEVCGCPLVHNVFELTDNFCHLPKRLCNHHYCWEKLRRAEVDLQRIRALQKLEELSVQEHKVRTAMMNRAGLVALMLHQTVQHDPLTSDLRSKVDS; this comes from the exons atgaggagagaggaggcagggaaTGTCCAAAGACCACGTAAGAAACAAGTTGGAAAGACCTGTCAGCATTTTCCTGGCCTGCAGCCCATGATGAGTGACACTGAAGAGTTCCTGCCCCTGGATCCTGCACTGAAGAAGCAGGCAGTgaatgtgaagaaaatggaacatatGAAGAAAAAAGTGGAGCAGAAG aagaagaaacagcagAAGCAGAAACTCATGGCAAAACGGAAACAGCCAGAACAGATGGCTGCCAAGGACCGAGCCCCGCTGCAGCAGTGCTTGGGACCTGGCTGCGTGTATCCCACCCGGCCAGGCTCCAAATACTGCTCAGACAACTGTGGCATGAAGCTGGCAGCTGA CCGCATTTATGAGATCCTGCCCCAGCGCATCCAGCAGTGGAAGAACAGCCCCTGCATTGCTGAGGAGCATGGCAAGAAAATGCTTGAGCGCATCCACCGTGAGCAACAGGACACCCAAACCTATCTAAAGGACATGGAGCGTCATTTCCATGAACTTGAGGCCATAATTCTACGTGGCAAGCAGCAGGCTGTGTACAACAATGAAGAG AAAAGCGAAGATGGCAGGGACAGCAGTCACCTGAAGATCTTCTGTGTCTCCTGTGGGCACCCCACCAATATGCGTGTCGCCCTGCGTCACATGGAACGCTGCTTTGCCAAG TTTGAGTGCAAATCATCGTTCGGGTCCTTATACCCCACTTGCATTGAGGG GACCAGCAGGCTCTTCTGTGATAGGTATGACCCAAAGAGTAAGAGGTACTGTAAGCGGCTCCAGGTGCTGTGCCCTGAGCACTCGAAGGACCCCAAG GTACTAGATGATGAGGTGTGTGGTTGCCCGCTAGTGCACAATGTCTTTGAACTCACTGATAATTTCTGTCACCTCCCCAAACGCTTGTGCAACCACCACTACTGCTGGGAGAAACTAAGGCGTGCCGAGGTGGACCTACAGCGCATTCGTGCG TTGCAGAAACTGGAAGAGCTGAGTGTGCAGGAGCACAAGGTGCGCACAGCTATGATGAACCGGGCAGGTCTGGTGGCCCTGATGCTTCATCAGACAGTCCAGCATGACCCGCTCACCTCTGACCTGCGCTCCAAAGTAGACAGCTGA